One window from the genome of Kluyveromyces marxianus DMKU3-1042 DNA, complete genome, chromosome 3 encodes:
- a CDS encoding WD40 superfamily family protein, with the protein MREPLDNLKISGIFGSSSKSRTCYSTTKNLVAYAASGGVVVARLDLGAQRVSEQRFFCASSKSHRQEVFSTASLSKDQYGLIKPEQSIVIKGDTWNDADENSDKTITIGSDLSPARCSPSKIKDRIKDISCLCLSNDGKFLIVGETGHQPRILLYSMAPDSNDYPVFVIHQHSYGISQLQFHPEDSTIFTSLGLINDGFLHIWKLSSHGVRLIASNKNSTIVLGLNWYKDSALVTYGVRQIKVWKFENPNNAANSKLAISRTRTAIKGKNIVLGSLIESTFIDCERLRGDQLLFLTDSYQIVLYQNGSLISFFQLDSNKQYDNILVDWDNDKLWLSYDESVDSIPLTHILNHQERLRPTTGSLNSRSSSPIKSKLFDTKLTEPETSPRDKQRILMMSLLDDNVLLYCTSKGEISVITEGGINQISNPSLNDINVFKKIDQNLAVISSKKGDIKLFNGLELSKYDIELPDLPLSEEITALDLSLTDNRLVVGDSTGKLLIYKENECEYQENIHSSAINDVHIFEKDQIKVVITVSRDRTMNFIQLVDGEWCICETIKDNKGNIIQLEISDNQIYTISSDRTVSCYRLDIVDHMINVSKENILSVKNSPLKLQLTNSDIVVSRSDKSIQIFERDNTSSPRVLRLLDDQGDGILVNQFYVNNEKDQIICSSSLDKAIRCYSFVTGKCLNQYYAHADPVIGMTTVANKFVTVTGNGCLFSWEMKTKEDIAETATTAENLDLVSSAFTEMTVSVPSTPVKSPKGISPVKLTHPTPSYSPIRKESPVSSSPRRGIIPANQLITSKVDSQNILNTLRQLRRLLANNENVENIGEIRKEVSVIHALLEPQETLLQDFGDKLLQLVEAKLQN; encoded by the coding sequence atgcGAGAGCCTTTGGACAATCTTAAGATATCTGGAATCTTTGGCTCGTCATCAAAATCACGGACTTGTTACTCAACAACCAAGAATTTGGTGGCATATGCCGCTTCTGGAGGTGTAGTAGTAGCAAGACTAGATCTAGGGGCTCAGAGAGTTAGCGAGCAAAGGTTTTTTTGTGCCTCTTCTAAATCTCATAGGCAAGAAGTGTTTTCTACAGCTAGTTTATCAAAAGATCAGTACGGATTGATAAAACCTGAACAGAGCATAGTGATTAAGGGTGACACATGGAATGATGCCGATGAAAATTCCGACAAGACTATCACAATTGGATCTGACCTTTCTCCTGCAAGGTGCTCCCCATCCAAGATCAAAGatagaataaaagataTCTCATGTTTGTGTCTTTCTAACGATGGAAAGTTCTTGATCGTAGGAGAAACTGGACATCAACCTAGAATCCTACTCTACTCAATGGCGCCCGATTCTAATGACTACCCAGTTTTTGTTATCCACCAACACAGCTATGGAATATCCCAATTACAATTTCACCCAGAGGACAGCACTATTTTTACCAGTCTAGGGCTTATCAATGACGGTTTTTTGCATATTTGGAAGCTTTCTTCCCACGGTGTGCGTCTAATTGCAAGTAATAAAAACTCCACTATAGTGCTAGGACTCAATTGGTATAAAGACTCAGCACTTGTGACATATGGAGTTAGACAGATAAAAGTGTGGAAATTTGAGAACCCCAATAACGCGGCTAATAGTAAACTGGCGATATCTAGAACAAGAACTGCAATAAAGGGGAAAAACATCGTTCTCGGGTCTTTAATAGAATCTACGTTTATTGATTGTGAGCGCTTAAGAGGAGAtcagcttctttttctgacTGATTCCTATCAGATAGTATTGTATCAAAATGGATCATTAATTAGTTTCTTCCAACTGGATTCCAATAAACAATACGACAACATTCTTGTAGATTGGGACAACGATAAACTATGGCTATCATATGATGAATCTGTTGATAGCATTCCTCTCACACATATACTAAATCACCAAGAAAGGTTAAGACCAACAACAGGTAGTCTGAATTCCAGAAGCTCAAGTCCGATTAAATCAAAGCTATTCGATACAAAGTTAACCGAACCGGAAACCAGTCCTCGTGACAAACAAAGGATTCTAATGATGTCTTTGTTAGACGATAATGTGTTGCTATATTGTACGTCAAAGGGAGAGATCTCTGTAATAACAGAGGGAGGTATCAACCAAATATCAAATCCTTCGCTAAATGATATCAACGTATTCAAGAAGATAGACCAAAACTTGGCAGTTATATCCAGCAAAAAAGGTGATATAAAACTATTTAATGGTCTTGAACTATCAAAATATGACATCGAGCTGCCGGATCTACCTCTCAGCGAAGAAATAACAGCACTTGATTTGAGTTTAACCGATAATCGCTTAGTAGTTGGAGACTCAACCGGTAAATTGTTAATCTATAAGGAAAACGAATGTGAATACCAAGAAAATATACACAGTTCTGCCATAAATGACGTAcacatttttgaaaaagacCAAATTAAAGTAGTTATCACTGTCAGTAGAGATAGAACGATGAATTTTATCCAATTGGTAGACGGGGAGTGGTGTATTTGCGAAACGATCAAAGATAACAAGGGGAACATTATTCAGTTAGAAATCTCTGATAATCAGATATACACCATATCCAGTGATCGAACAGTATCGTGTTATCGTCTTGACATCGTGGACCATATGATAAATGTTTcgaaagaaaatattctttctGTGAAAAACTCTCCTTTGAAGTTGCAACTAACAAATTCTGACATTGTAGTGTCACGTTCTGATAAAAGCATCCAGATATTCGAAAGGGATAACACCTCCAGTCCAAGGGTACTTCGTCTACTGGATGACCAAGGAGATGGGATCCTAGTGAACCAATTCTACGTCaacaatgaaaaagatcaaattATCTGCTCGTCATCCTTGGACAAAGCTATTAGATGCTACAGTTTCGTTACTGGTAAATGTCTTAACCAATATTATGCACATGCGGATCCAGTGATAGGCATGACAACCGTCGCCAATAAGTTTGTTACTGTAACAGGAAATGGGTGCTTGTTCTCTTGGGAAATGAAGACAAAGGAAGATATAGCGGAAACTGCAACTACGGCGGAAAATCTCGATTTAGTTAGTAGCGCTTTTACCGAAATGACAGTCTCTGTACCATCCACCCCGGTGAAAAGTCCCAAGGGCATATCCCCGGTCAAGCTTACACACCCTACACCATCGTACTCCCcaataagaaaagaaagtcCTGTTAGTAGTTCCCCCAGAAGAGGGATCATACCTGCCAACCAATTAATAACCTCCAAGGTTGACTCCCAGAATATCTTAAACACACTACGGCAGTTGAGAAGACTATTAGCAAACAATGAGAATGTAGAAAACATAGGCGAGATTCGCAAAGAAGTGTCTGTAATTCATGCACTTCTAGAGCCACAGGAAACCCTACTCCAAGATTTTGGTGACAAACTACTGCAGTTGGTGGAGGCAAAGCTACAGAATTga
- a CDS encoding type II protein arginine methyltransferase gives MSQFSRAASLPLLETAELLRSGLPKTRFGVSLRDFIEWNNMMNARSYNFFAKRPTRQRNEVGRLQPLLSHCMARWLHVEYKLNYYPYYDLNVVSIYTDLHEAIENAEQTVNYFKNCSNDDVYGRLNYYLVPLYDTTTDAKSLARPPSNPKIRIMKEGILSNYGRYKIEDPVFVTMVNDVIKYLPCDLVQYNDDLKKWQQAYIEYDPVDGFIKQEFREMDYWCHMTAKLLQLDQGYQGSELYITTRLVNLFMQLHQTLPEHKLFIIDDPQRWLPSVSTIIKMMMGWKTYPITQANISTDLYKPWNKENFPRRESSTFITDFSQVKSLYTEITEGSKTLEAQDLRDFANEWMDVKESIELMDKSGMSAEYVKTSFQPLNETTLGVIRG, from the coding sequence ATGAGCCAATTTTCAAGGGCAGCGTCCCTGCCGTTGCTTGAAACGGCGGAACTCCTTCGAAGTGGTTTACCAAAGACTAGATTTGGGGTTTCCCTAAGAGACTTTATCGAATGGAACAACATGATGAATGCTAGAAGTTATAACTTCTTCGCTAAAAGACCCACAAGACAACGAAATGAAGTGGGGAGGTTACAACCGTTGTTATCCCACTGTATGGCCAGATGGCTACATGTTGAGTACAAACTCAACTACTACCCATATTATGATCTGAATGTGgtaagtatatatacagaCTTGCATGAAGCTATTGAGAATGCGGAACAAACCGTAAAttacttcaagaattgtAGTAACGACGATGTATATGGAAGGCTAAACTATTACTTGGTGCCTCTTTACGACACCACAACGGATGCAAAATCGCTAGCCCGGCCACCAAGTAATCCCAAGATAAGAATAATGAAGGAAGGAATACTTTCCAATTACGGACGCTATAAGATTGAGGATCCTGTGTTTGTGACCATGGTAAACGATGTGATCAAGTATTTGCCCTGTGATCTTGTGCAGTACAACGACGATCTGAAGAAATGGCAACAGGCGTATATTGAGTATGATCCTGTTGACGGATTCATCAAACAAGAGTTCCGTGAGATGGATTATTGGTGCCATATGACTGCAAAGCTTTTGCAACTTGACCAGGGGTACCAGGGAAGTGAGTTATACATCACTACCAGATTGGTAAACCTATTCATGCAGTTGCACCAAACGCTGCCTGAACACAAACTATTTATCATAGACGATCCTCAGCGATGGTTGCCCAGTGTTTCTACCATtatcaagatgatgatgggATGGAAGACCTACCCAATAACGCAAGCAAACATTTCTACAGATTTGTACAAACCCTGGAATAAGGAAAATTTTCCTAGGAGAGAGAGTTCAACCTTCATTACAGACTTTTCGCAAGTCAAGAGCTTGTATACGGAGATCACTGAGGGATCGAAGACCTTGGAAGCACAGGATCTTCGAGATTTTGCGAATGAATGGATGGACGTTAAGGAAAGTATAGAATTAATGGACAAGAGCGGGATGAGCGCGGAATATGTCAAAACATCTTTCCAACCACTAAACGAAACAACGCTAGGAGTGATTAGAGGCTAG
- the RSB1 gene encoding phospholipid-translocating ATPase RSB1, whose product MSQTIRDIASPVIAAAAAATTTDSYYSGPLPKLGFNSAMAGIFFAFLLYHTWACVYTKQWWFGGSFMCACILEVLGYIGRALSHQHGGDQSDYYVLQMVCLTIAPVFSMAGIYFQLAKLIEIYGHQFALLPNPLMYSYIFVACDIVSLAIQAAGGAMDASTINDSTASETGSHIFVAGLAVQTASMSAFLYLFFDFLFKIFVKTRAEYLGVSVWKWGALWKVKQSEIDHLYRPKYAMIRDGKRWTFRYFILAITAATVFIYIRCIYRLCELAEGWTGYLISHEWFFIALDALMVSFATLILSIWHPGFAIMGRHLFIPVTAQGRNHIDDADPESIHSTSESNDLNNTEEKTEPKRGGGVLSSVFRRKKQKDSEDVTTIPIEQDDGLFTRNLNEDSNENNEDDDDRESHELQQQPRNSSNLNFNNATL is encoded by the coding sequence ATGTCTCAGACGATTAGAGATATAGCTTCGCCAGTGATTGCAGCAGCCGCAGCAGCGACTACGACGGACTCGTATTATTCGGGTCCCTTGCCTAAGTTGGGTTTCAACAGTGCGATGGCAGGTATCTTTTTTGCATTTCTATTGTACCACACATGGGCCTGCGTGTACACGAAACAGTGGTGGTTCGGTGGTTCGTTCATGTGTGCATGTATTTTGGAAGTTCTTGGGTATATCGGTAGAGCGTTGTCTCATCAGCACGGTGGTGATCAGTCTGATTACTATGTGTTGCAGATGGTTTGTTTGACGATTGCGCCGGTGTTTTCGATGGCCGGAATATATTTCCAGTTGGCCAAGTTGATTGAGATATACGGGCACCAGTTTGCGCTCTTGCCGAATCCGTTAATGTACTCATACATTTTCGTTGCGTGCGATATCGTGTCGTTGGCTATCCAGGCTGCCGGTGGTGCCATGGATGCTAGTACTATCAACGACAGTACCGCTTCGGAAACTGGTAGTCATATCTTTGTTGCCGGTCTTGCTGTGCAAACGGCTTCTATGAGTGCGTTCTTGTACTTGTTTTTCGATTTCCTGTTCAAGATCTTCGTCAAAACAAGAGCCGAGTACTTGGGTGTCTCCGTCTGGAAATGGGGCGCCCTATGGAAGGTCAAACAGAGCGAAATCGATCACCTCTACAGACCAAAGTATGCCATGATCAGAGACGGAAAGCGTTGGACTTTCCGCTACTTTATTCTTGCCATCACTGCCGCCACAGTTTTCATCTACATCCGTTGTATTTACAGACTTTGCGAGTTGGCCGAGGGTTGGACCGGTTACTTGATTTCTCACGAGTGGTTCTTCATTGCTTTGGATGCCTTGATGGTCTCGTTCGCTACTTTGATCTTGTCCATCTGGCACCCAGGGTTCGCCATCATGGGTAGACACTTGTTCATCCCAGTCACGGCACAGGGCAGAAACCACATTGACGACGCCGACCCAGAATCGATCCACTCCACCAGCGAAAGCAACGATTTAAATAacacagaagaaaagacaGAACCAAAACGCGGCGGCGGTGTATTGTCTAGCGTcttcagaagaaagaagcaaaaggaCTCTGAAGACGTCACCACCATCCCAATCGAACAGGATGATGGTCTTTTCACGCGTAACTTAAACGAAGATTCAAACGAAaacaatgaagatgacgacgacAGAGAGAGTCATGagttacaacaacaaccaagAAACAGTAGCAACCTAAATTTTAATAATGCTACTCTCTAG
- the GPT2 gene encoding bifunctional glycerol-3-phosphate/glycerone-phosphate O-acyltransferase GPT2: protein MAIAAKDLYADPKFHNDYSGLTYNFRTWLYDVAVFVFDVVFTIFFREINVRGTYHLPKKGTPTILVCAPHANQFIDPCLVMSQTRKVPGSRSRQTCFVTAEGPMKKNKYVKLFGSWTGAIPVARAQDNLKPVDPAIRLWVPDYENDPTLVKLVSVEPERVPVEASRRFTAKSLLGLQNYLSNAQIEAVIDDETIRLRKPFADKESVRKCISEPRPFMYAEKINNSTVFENVFNHLHTKGCVGIFPEGGSHDRPSLLPIKAGVAIMALGAVAADPTMEVHIVPCGLHYFHRHKFRSRATLEYGEPIVVTKEMGAEYSKDPRGAVSTLLKTVEQALYSVTVNAEDYETLVAVQTARRLYDPSKWLDPNIARYSSNGGSGHERIPLSVVVEMNRRLLLGYSKYKDEPRIQQLKRDIQKYNSMLFSMGLKDHQVAKLQPGDKKWTVLMTLLFRAIQVYFMVLLALPGTILFSPIFLTCKYFSRKKALEGLRKSAVKIKGQDLLATWKIVVALTMAPTLYLVYSLIMVYLTRKYPSIYDWLTVPHFVFNSKVLYFCHCYFVLMLTTYISFKTGEKGMDIVKSLPPLLVSLFYPQRTCKKIKETRTKLSQDVTSICNDLGPTVFPDLMPKSAPSENKEQEGERETKVEMEPRQDAEAKHKEEKEDEDNDNDNDNDSDNDNDNDNDNISSFRSRALSIGSVDSRASNALSQVNSRGSLTDVPIFSEGSHANLITEVEFSENPISVEPRSIHSTISSLIMKRRWKNKEE from the coding sequence ATGGCAATAGCAGCAAAAGACCTATATGCAGACCCTAAGTTCCACAACGATTACTCGGGTCTCACGTACAACTTTCGAACATGGCTATATGACGTTGCAGTGTTTGTGTTTGACGTAGTGTTCACGATTTTCTTTAGGGAAATCAACGTTCGGGGCACGTATCATTTGCCCAAAAAGGGTACTCCAACTATACTCGTTTGTGCGCCTCATGCGAACCAGTTCATCGACCCATGCCTAGTGATGTCGCAGACCAGGAAGGTTCCCGGTTCCCGTTCCAGACAAACATGTTTTGTCACAGCAGAGGGtccgatgaagaagaacaagtaTGTGAAATTGTTTGGGTCGTGGACCGGAGCGATTCCCGTGGCTAGGGCTCAGGATAATTTGAAGCCGGTGGACCCTGCAATTAGATTGTGGGTTCCCGATTATGAAAACGACCCAACACTGGTGAAACTTGTTTCCGTGGAGCCAGAAAGGGTTCCTGTTGAGGCATCGCGCAGATTCACTGCAAAGTCCCTGCTTGGCTTGCAAAACTACTTGAGCAATGCTCAGATCGAGGCTGTGATCGACGATGAAACGATAAGGCTTCGCAAGCCATTCGCTGACAAAGAATCTGTGAGAAAATGCATTAGCGAGCCAAGGCCTTTCATGTACGCTGAGAAAATCAACAACTCCACGGTGTTCGAAAATGTGTTCAACCATTTGCATACTAAGGGCTGTGTCGGAATCTTCCCCGAGGGCGGGTCCCATGATAGACCATCCTTGCTTCCAATCAAAGCTGGTGTCGCTATCATGGCATTGGGTGCCGTCGCTGCAGACCCCACCATGGAGGTCCACATCGTGCCATGTGGATTGCACTACTTCCACAGGCACAAATTCAGGTCCAGAGCCACTCTTGAATATGGTGAGCCCATCGTTGTTACTAAGGAAATGGGGGCGGAGTATAGCAAGGATCCCAGAGGAGCTGTATCCACCCTTTTGAAAACCGTGGAACAGGCTCTTTATTCTGTAACGGTGAATGCTGAGGATTACGAAACTTTGGTTGCAGTGCAAACGGCAAGACGACTCTACGACCCTTCGAAATGGTTGGATCCCAATATTGCAAGATACTCAAGCAATGGTGGCTCTGGCCACGAGAGAATACCATTGTCGGTAGTCGTCGAGATGAATAGAAGGCTCTTGTTAGGATACTCCAAATATAAAGACGAACCTCGTATTCAACAACTCAAGAGGGATATCCAAAAGTACAATTCCATGCTCTTTTCAATGGGTTTGAAGGATCATCAGGTCGCGAAATTGCAACCAGGAGACAAGAAATGGACTGTGCTGATGACCCTGTTGTTCAGAGCCATCCAGGTCTACTTTATGGTTCTTCTGGCGTTGCCCGGGACCATATTGTTCAGCCCAATCTTTTTGACATGCAAATACTTTTCTCGTAAGAAGGCCCTTGAAGGGCTCAGAAAGTCTGCCGTGAAGATAAAGGGCCAGGACTTGCTCGCTACTTGGAAAATCGTCGTCGCACTAACTATGGCACCAACATTATACCTTGTCTATTCATTGATCATGGTATATCTGACCAGAAAATACCCATCGATATACGACTGGTTAACGGTTCCTCATTTCGTCTTCAATAGCAAGGTATTGTACTTCTGCCATTGCTATTTCGTTTTGATGCTAACGACGTACATTAGCTTCAAGACCGGTGAAAAGGGTATGGACATCGTTAAGTCACTACCACCATTACTTGTTTCATTATTCTATCCTCAGAGAACGTGTAAGAAGATAAAGGAAACCAGAACGAAGTTAAGTCAAGACGTCACATCAATCTGCAATGACTTGGGCCCAACCGTATTCCCTGATCTTATGCCAAAGAGCGCTCCAAGCGAAAATAAGGAGCAAGAAGGAGAAAGGGAAACCAAAGTGGAAATGGAACCTAGGCAAGATGCAGAAGCGAAGcataaggaagaaaaagaagacgaagacaatgataatgataatgataacGACAGCGACAATGAtaatgacaatgacaatgacaatATTTCAAGCTTTAGAAGCCGTGCGTTGTCAATTGGTTCTGTAGATTCGAGAGCCTCAAATGCTCTATCGCAGGTTAACTCCAGAGGATCTTTGACTGATGTGCCCATTTTTTCTGAGGGTTCTCATGCAAATCTAATAACTGAAGTAGAATTCTCTGAGAATCCTATTAGCGTTGAGCCACGCAGCATACATTCCACAATATCTTCATTGATAATGAAGCGGAGATGGAAGAATAAGGAGGAGTAA
- the BET3 gene encoding TRAPP complex core subunit BET3, with protein MSTNTGTSNTSTSGAAPSLSSYKTIKQIGESVWKNRTVKINAELFTLTYGSIVSQLCQDYQRDFTKVNDRLFSMGYNIGIRLIEDFLARSALPRCDNFVTTSEVISKCAFKIFLNITPHVTNWSTSKNSFSLIFDENPLSDFVELPMDASKELWYSNILCGVLKGALEMVQLDCEVYFVSDVLRGNPQTELKVKLNKILKDEMPAGED; from the coding sequence ATGAGTACAAATACAGGAACATCTAATACCTCCACAAGTGGCGCTGCTCCCAGCCTGTCGTCTTATAAAACCATTAAACAAATAGGTGAATCAGTATGGAAGAACCGAACAGTAAAGATCAATGCGGAACTCTTTACGTTGACTTATGGGTCAATTGTATCACAATTATGCCAAGACTATCAGCGTGACTTTACTAAAGTGAATGATAGACTCTTTTCCATGGGCTACAATATCGGAATAAGGCTTATCGAAGATTTCCTAGCTCGTTCTGCCCTACCAAGATGCGATAACTTTGTAACAACAAGTGAAGTGATCAGTAAGTGCGCATTCAAGATATTCCTCAATATAACACCACACGTAACCAACTGGTCTACTTCGAAGAATTCATTCTCATTGATATTTGATGAGAATCCTCTTTCTGACTTTGTCGAATTACCCATGGATGCATCAAAAGAACTATGGTACTCTAACATACTCTGTGGTGTATTGAAAGGTGCATTGGAGATGGTGCAGTTAGATTGCGAGGTTTACTTTGTTTCAGACGTATTACGGGGTAATCCACAAACTGAACTCAAGGTGAAACTAAATAAGATACTCAAAGATGAGATGCCTGCTGGGGAAGATTAA
- the ETT1 gene encoding Ett1p — protein MAKRPLGLGKSSKQKKQKKEGEDGKKKSVEPSPEAGQNQIEITLDENENADDELVQLQGLWKTFLEDKENQLLLNGVVHECDRLLREQANDEKIKLNDVFHSIYAQALAELTVFLAEEDDEEKRYKQMHEFFEAALDRQRLGAEKYPESKVLSLIKSKIILQRIPLQYISQLTVEDENEEKYRLHELLEEAKEAFLHVPGHEQLAYDVMLSFYDLLDIIETFEDKEELEEGLDSDDEEEVVEIELPKKHPLKKIKNQLGDNYKWLESRLVHLFNSLSETKPKQEKKDDSGDELSKQVASTLGQLYLKLAEEPSKTFAELMYDSDDEEQTDKKSLKKAKKLQSEAIPLVQNAIKYLEEARVDDDPQTWVDVAEAIIDLGNLYDYESKEQEESYKKAEDILRKANKAAHGKYQVILDNLVENQ, from the coding sequence ATGGCTAAAAGACCATTGGGGCTAGGAAAGAGCAGCaagcagaagaagcaaaagaaggaaggtGAGGATggtaaaaagaagagtGTAGAGCCATCACCTGAGGCAGGGCAAAACCAGATTGAGATCACTTTAGATGAGAATGAGAATGCTGATGACGAATTAGTTCAATTGCAGGGTCTTTGGAAGACTTTTCTGGAGGATAAGGAGAAccagttgttgttgaacgGTGTGGTTCACGAATGTGACAGACTATTGCGCGAACAAGCAAATGACGAGAAGATCAAGCTTAACGATGTTTTCCATTCGATTTATGCACAAGCTCTAGCCGAGCTCACTGTATTTTTGGCTGAGGAGGATGACGAGGAGAAGAGGTACAAACAGATGCATGAGTTTTTCGAAGCTGCTTTGGATAGACAGAGATTGGGTGCCGAGAAGTACCCTGAATCCAAGGTATTGTCCCTTATTAAGAGTAAGATTATCTTGCAAAGGATTCCATTACAGTACATTTCTCAACTTACCGTTGAAGATGAGAATGAAGAGAAATATAGACTTCATGAGTTGTTAGAGGAAGCCAAAGAAGCTTTCTTACACGTCCCAGGACATGAACAGTTAGCCTACGATGTCATGTTGAGTTTCTACGACTTGTTAGACATTATCGAAACCTTCGAggataaagaagaattggaagagGGTCTAGATAgtgacgatgaagaagaagttgttgaaattgaacTACCTAAGAAACatcctttgaaaaaaatcaagaacCAGTTAGGTGACAACTACAAATGGCTTGAATCCAGACTTGTCCACCTGTTCAATTCGTTATCAGAAACTAAACCTaagcaagaaaagaaagatgacTCTGGAGATGAGTTATCGAAACAAGTTGCCAGTACTCTTGGCCAGTTGTACCTAAAGTTAGCTGAAGAACCTTCGAAGACTTTTGCAGAATTAATGTACGatagtgatgatgaagaacaaactGACAAAAAGTCCTTGaagaaagcaaagaagTTACAATCTGAAGCTATTCCTCTAGTGCAAAATGCTATCAaatatcttgaagaagcaagagTTGATGATGATCCACAAACTTGGGTCGACGTCGCAGAAGCCATCATCGATTTGGGCAACTTGTATGATTACGAATcaaaggaacaagaagagtCTTACAAGAAAGCCGAAGACATTTTACGTAAAGCAAATAAAGCTGCTCACGGAAAATACCAGGTTATCTTGGACAACCTAGTAGAGAACCAATGA